A genomic region of Miscanthus floridulus cultivar M001 chromosome 3, ASM1932011v1, whole genome shotgun sequence contains the following coding sequences:
- the LOC136546280 gene encoding AAA-ATPase At4g25835-like has protein sequence MEYWTALASLMGAFAFLQGVVHAMFPAELRAALARLLGRLTRAFSPYCYFDVTEMEGMSTNEIYDAVQLYLSSTAAPASGARLSLSRPLNASSFTFGLAASDRVVDTFAGCAVTWEHVVAPRQGQGFSWRPLPEEKRRFTLRIRRGDRDKLLPAYLDHILAAAADIRRRSQDRMLYTNARGGVMDTRGLPWDPVPFKHPSTFDTLAMDPARKAAIMADLRDFADGSAFYERTGRAWKRGYLLYGPPGTGKSSMIAAMGNFLGYDVYDLELTEVTSNAELRKLLMKTTSKSIIVIEDIDCSVDLTNRAAKPPKPTKQQLRLPSIDGTMVDQDGGAGAGRSITLSGLLNFTDGLWSCCGAERIFVFTTNHVDKLDPALLRSGRMDMHIFMSYCSFPALKILLKNYLGFQGDEELDRLSDSDTMRGLEEWVDAAEITPADVSEMLIKNRRSGKAEAMQELLDVFRARAEKRGRGFSGGAASAGKEAGGGGGENEEEEEEKRALESPKEAGKEQAGIDSCADGQDEEAEGKKQV, from the coding sequence ATGGAGTACTGGACAGCGCTGGCGTCGCTGATGGGCGCGTTCGCGTTCCTGCAGGGGGTGGTGCATGCGATGTTCCCAGCGGAGCTgcgggcggcgctggcgcggctgctgggcagGCTCACGCGCGCCTTCTCCCCCTACTGCTACTTCGACGTGACGGAGATGGAGGGCATGAGCACCAACGAGATCTACGACGCCGTGCAGCTGTACCTCAGCAGCACCGCGGCGCCGGCGTCGGGGGCGCGCCTCAGCCTGTCGCGCCCGCTCAACGCCTCCTCCTTCACCTTCGGGCTCGCCGCCAGCGACCGCGTCGTCGACACCTTCGCGGGGTGCGCCGTCACGTGGGAGCACGTGGTGGCGCCGCGCCAGGGCCAGGGCTTCTCGTGGCGCCCGCTCCCCGAGGAGAAGCGCCGGTTCACGCTCCGCATCCGGCGCGGCGACAGGGACAAGCTGCTCCCGGCGTACCTGGACCACATCCTCGCCGCGGCGGCCGACATCCGGCGCCGCAGCCAGGACCGGATGCTCTACACCAACGCGCGGGGCGGGGTCATGGACACGCGCGGCCTGCCGTGGGACCCCGTGCCGTTCAAGCACCCGAGCACGTTCGACACGCTCGCCATGGACCCGGCGCGGAAGGCGGCCATCATGGCCGACCTCCGGGACTTCGCCGACGGCAGCGCCTTCTACGAGCGCACCGGCCGCGCATGGAAGCGCGGCTACCTCCTGTACGGTCCACCGGGCACTGGCAAGTCCAGCATGATCGCGGCCATGGGCAACTTCCTCGGCTACGACGTGTACGACCTGGAGCTGACCGAGGTGACCAGCAACGCGGAGCTCCGCAAGCTGCTGATGAAGACGACGTCCAAGTCCATCATCGTGATCGAGGACATCGACTGCTCCGTCGACCTCACCAACCGCGCGGCCAAACCGccgaagccgacgaagcagcagCTTCGGTTGCCGAGCATCGACGGCACCATGGTCGACCAGGACGGTGGCGCCGGGGCCGGGCGGTCCATCACGCTCTCCGGCCTTCTCAACTTCACGGATGGCCTGTGGTCGTGCTGCGGCGCGGAGCGCATCTTCGTGTTCACCACCAACCACGTCGACAAGCTGGACCCGGCGCTGCTCCGGTCCGGCCGCATGGACATGCACATCTTCATGTCCTACTGCTCGTTCCCGGCGCTCAAGATCCTGCTCAAGAACTACCTAGGCTTCCAGGGCGACGAGGAGCTGGATCGCCTCAGCGACAGCGACACCATGCGCGGGCTGGAGGAGTGGGTGGACGCCGCGGAGATCACGCCGGCGGACGTGAGCGAGATGCTGATCAAGAACCGCAGGAGCGGCAAGGCGGAGGCAATGCAGGAGCTGCTGGACGTCTTCAGGGCCCGCGCCGAGAAGCGGGGCCGGGGCTTCAGCGGCGGCGCGGCCTCGGCGGGCAaggaggccggcggcggcggcggcgagaacgaggaggaagaggaggagaagcGGGCGCTGGAGAGCCCCAAGGAAGCCGGGAAGGAGCAGGCCGGCATTGACAGCTGCGCGGACGGACAGGACGAGGAGGCGGAGGGCAAGAAACAGGTGTGA